One Campylobacter concisus DNA segment encodes these proteins:
- a CDS encoding cytochrome c3 family protein, which produces MAEVKKKFFVWSSVVIGIVIGLIASMGIADVLHATGSGFVCTMCHTMDPMMLQYHEDVHGGNNKLGIKAECSACHLDHTSAYTYVLTKLKVSINDGYKTFFTDTDKIDWLKKREHASHFVYDSGCMTCHSNLKNVIQAGKSFLPHRDYFVLGNPNKKSCVDCHEHVGHKDLGLQMDKFEAIKKQENNKTK; this is translated from the coding sequence TTGGCTGAAGTTAAGAAGAAATTTTTTGTTTGGTCATCTGTTGTTATCGGCATTGTGATCGGACTTATTGCGTCTATGGGTATAGCTGATGTACTTCATGCGACTGGTAGTGGATTTGTCTGTACCATGTGTCACACGATGGATCCTATGATGCTGCAATATCATGAAGATGTACATGGTGGCAATAACAAGCTTGGCATAAAAGCTGAATGTTCAGCCTGTCACCTGGACCACACAAGTGCCTATACCTATGTACTTACAAAACTTAAAGTATCGATAAATGATGGCTATAAGACATTTTTTACAGATACAGACAAGATCGACTGGCTTAAAAAACGCGAGCATGCATCTCACTTTGTCTATGATAGTGGTTGTATGACTTGCCACTCAAATTTAAAAAATGTTATTCAAGCTGGTAAATCATTCTTGCCACATAGAGATTATTTCGTTCTTGGAAATCCTAATAAGAAATCATGTGTTGATTGCCATGAGCATGTTGGCCACAAGGATTTAGGACTACAAATGGATAAATTTGAAGCAATTAAAAAACAAGAAAACAATAAAACCAAGTAA
- a CDS encoding multiheme c-type cytochrome: MFKKSLMLLACLMSFGFAANMDANKSDALNLNVVKNIKVAHKMSDLSKSCVECHAKETPGIVADWKNSRHAHVGVSCMDCHSVNADNPMASVKVHPKDSNNHVSMLVSPKTCAKCHENEVDELVKSGHARAAMQMYANPAMVKLMYHYEGMDHPEYKMAPDATGCSQCHGTVIKLDADHKPTKETWPNYGIGNVYPDGGVGNCKSCHSAHTFSVAEARKPAACASCHLGPDHPDIEIFNNSMHGHIYNSEAHKWNFDAAPDTWDVPDFRAPTCAACHMSGVGETTTTHNVSRRLKWNLWGISSKLRTAGDEQAAVVYEKTGKLTIGTPLAGHPSGDPEKARAEMKLVCKACHSTTHTDNFFIMGDKQVELYNVYSAEATKMLEELKAKNLLLEDAWSDEFQDVYYHMWHHEGRRMRQGALMGGPDYSHWHGVFEVKNDIRKLRKIYKERIESGKVQ; this comes from the coding sequence ATGTTTAAAAAGTCGCTAATGTTATTAGCCTGTCTAATGTCTTTTGGCTTTGCCGCAAACATGGATGCAAATAAATCTGACGCTTTAAACCTTAATGTTGTAAAAAACATTAAAGTTGCTCACAAAATGTCAGACTTATCAAAAAGCTGTGTTGAGTGCCACGCTAAAGAGACACCCGGCATAGTTGCCGATTGGAAAAATAGTCGCCACGCTCACGTTGGCGTAAGTTGTATGGATTGCCACTCTGTAAATGCAGATAATCCTATGGCTTCAGTTAAGGTGCATCCAAAAGATTCTAACAACCATGTTTCAATGCTAGTTAGCCCAAAAACTTGTGCTAAGTGCCACGAAAACGAAGTTGATGAACTAGTAAAGAGCGGTCACGCAAGAGCTGCTATGCAAATGTATGCTAACCCTGCGATGGTAAAACTAATGTATCACTATGAAGGTATGGATCATCCAGAATACAAAATGGCTCCAGATGCCACTGGTTGTTCTCAGTGCCACGGAACCGTCATCAAACTAGACGCTGATCACAAACCTACAAAAGAGACTTGGCCAAACTATGGTATAGGCAATGTTTATCCTGATGGTGGCGTAGGTAACTGTAAATCATGTCACAGCGCGCACACATTTAGCGTAGCTGAAGCTAGAAAACCAGCTGCTTGTGCGTCTTGTCACCTTGGACCTGATCACCCAGATATTGAGATATTCAACAACTCAATGCACGGACATATCTACAACAGCGAAGCTCACAAATGGAACTTTGATGCTGCTCCTGATACATGGGATGTACCAGACTTTAGAGCTCCAACTTGTGCAGCTTGTCATATGAGCGGTGTTGGTGAAACAACAACAACTCACAACGTTTCAAGAAGACTAAAATGGAACCTATGGGGCATCAGTAGTAAGCTAAGAACAGCTGGTGATGAACAAGCTGCTGTTGTTTACGAAAAAACTGGCAAACTAACCATAGGAACACCTCTAGCAGGTCACCCAAGTGGCGATCCTGAAAAAGCACGTGCTGAGATGAAACTAGTTTGTAAAGCTTGCCACTCTACAACTCACACAGATAACTTCTTCATTATGGGTGATAAACAAGTAGAGCTTTATAACGTTTATAGCGCTGAAGCAACTAAGATGCTTGAAGAGTTGAAAGCTAAAAACCTACTACTAGAAGATGCTTGGTCAGATGAATTCCAAGATGTCTATTATCATATGTGGCACCATGAAGGTCGTCGTATGAGACAAGGCGCTCTAATGGGCGGTCCTGACTATTCACACTGGCATGGTGTATTCGAAGTTAAGAACGACATTAGAAAACTTCGCAAAATCTATAAAGAAAGAATTGAATCTGGCAAAGTCCAGTAA
- a CDS encoding metallophosphoesterase, with amino-acid sequence MKGIFNALTPPKIRQVSIKIKNLQNDLKIAMITDVHIGEFLQKDFVAELVKEINLARPDLVVIVGDLVDMRAELIGDFLDPLKNLKSTYGTFYVPGNHEYYHGVDGILEKIRALGIRILGNKNEKIAGINLAGVYDLAGIRFKNLEPNLDESLAGCDPNLPIILLSHQPKFIKTMQKDVDLVLCGHTHAGQIFPFSILVLLDQGFLHGLYKINDKMQAYVSSGAGFWGPPVRIFAPSEIAILNLSKD; translated from the coding sequence TTGAAAGGAATTTTTAACGCACTTACTCCGCCAAAGATCAGACAAGTTAGTATAAAAATAAAAAATTTACAAAATGATCTAAAAATAGCCATGATAACCGATGTGCACATTGGCGAGTTTTTGCAAAAGGATTTTGTGGCTGAGCTTGTGAAAGAGATAAATTTAGCTAGACCAGACCTGGTGGTGATAGTTGGCGACTTGGTCGATATGAGAGCTGAACTTATAGGGGATTTTTTAGATCCATTAAAAAATCTTAAAAGCACCTATGGCACCTTTTATGTCCCTGGCAATCACGAATACTACCACGGAGTTGATGGGATACTAGAAAAAATTCGCGCTCTTGGCATTAGGATACTTGGTAATAAAAATGAAAAAATAGCTGGTATAAATTTGGCAGGGGTTTATGATCTAGCTGGCATAAGATTTAAAAATTTAGAGCCAAATTTAGACGAATCGCTAGCAGGATGTGACCCAAATTTGCCGATTATCCTACTATCTCATCAGCCAAAATTTATAAAAACTATGCAAAAAGATGTTGATCTAGTTCTTTGCGGACACACGCATGCTGGGCAAATTTTTCCTTTTAGTATCCTTGTTTTGCTGGATCAAGGTTTTTTACATGGGCTTTATAAGATTAATGATAAAATGCAAGCTTATGTTAGTAGCGGTGCAGGATTTTGGGGACCTCCGGTTAGGATCTTTGCTCCTAGTGAGATCGCTATTTTAAATTTAAGCAAGGACTAA
- a CDS encoding phosphatidylserine decarboxylase — translation MNKDNLFSQFFGKVAKLNFFKPLQELINSFYVKLFKIDMSEFKPASEYKNLNELFTRELIKPREFDAADEIFISPVDGTCLSFGTTKELEAFSIKGMNYGVKELLGQGELDGEFDFANIYLSPKDYHHYHTPCDITIKKAVYIPGKLYSVAVKWLGKVDSLYTKNERVALLCEMKNGKKLWLVFVGALNVGKMKFCFDERIQTNAMANFTQIYEYENLHIKKGERLGNFELGSTIVILSEKDAIEYNLFENKELKFAEAIGRIKE, via the coding sequence ATGAACAAGGACAATCTCTTTTCTCAATTTTTTGGCAAGGTTGCTAAATTAAACTTTTTCAAGCCGCTTCAAGAGCTTATCAACTCCTTTTATGTAAAGCTATTTAAGATCGACATGAGTGAGTTTAAGCCAGCAAGTGAGTATAAAAATTTAAACGAACTTTTCACTAGGGAGCTTATAAAGCCAAGAGAATTTGACGCAGCAGATGAGATATTTATAAGTCCTGTTGATGGTACCTGCCTTAGTTTTGGCACCACGAAAGAGCTAGAAGCTTTTAGCATAAAAGGCATGAACTACGGTGTGAAGGAGCTTTTGGGGCAGGGCGAGCTTGATGGCGAGTTTGACTTTGCCAACATATATCTTAGCCCAAAAGACTATCATCACTATCATACACCTTGCGATATTACGATAAAAAAAGCGGTCTATATCCCTGGTAAGCTTTACAGCGTGGCAGTAAAATGGCTTGGCAAGGTCGATAGCCTTTATACCAAAAACGAGCGTGTGGCGCTACTTTGCGAGATGAAAAATGGCAAAAAACTTTGGCTAGTCTTCGTGGGTGCGCTAAACGTTGGTAAGATGAAATTTTGCTTTGATGAGCGTATCCAGACAAATGCGATGGCAAATTTTACGCAAATTTATGAATATGAAAATTTACACATCAAAAAGGGTGAGCGTCTTGGAAATTTCGAGCTTGGCTCAACCATCGTCATACTTAGCGAAAAAGATGCGATCGAGTACAACCTCTTTGAAAACAAAGAGCTTAAATTTGCTGAAGCTATCGGTAGGATAAAAGAGTAA